A single Microbacterium protaetiae DNA region contains:
- a CDS encoding pilus assembly protein TadG-related protein, whose product MRRWLRARRGDDEGSILPLTIGYAMIALVLVLVCADATSLYLAQKRLDALADAAALAGADGFALTADDAGATARLVSASVRRQAETLVADVGAGAVLVDADTPDGLSARVRVAGQWHPPVITLFVPDGFTLEAQATSRTALR is encoded by the coding sequence ATGAGACGCTGGCTGCGCGCACGCCGCGGCGATGACGAGGGCAGCATCCTGCCGCTGACCATCGGCTATGCGATGATCGCACTCGTCCTGGTGCTGGTGTGCGCTGATGCGACGTCGCTGTATCTGGCGCAGAAGCGCCTGGATGCGCTCGCGGATGCCGCGGCCCTGGCCGGCGCCGACGGATTCGCGCTGACCGCCGATGACGCCGGCGCGACAGCACGGCTGGTCTCCGCGAGCGTGCGCCGGCAGGCCGAGACGCTGGTCGCCGATGTCGGCGCGGGAGCGGTGCTGGTCGACGCCGACACACCCGACGGCCTCTCGGCACGGGTGCGGGTGGCCGGGCAGTGGCATCCACCGGTGATCACCCTGTTCGTCCCCGATGGCTTCACCCTCGAAGCACAGGCCACCAGTCGCACCGCCCTGCGATGA
- a CDS encoding MFS transporter, with protein MTLQTNVDAVTTVPPPLSVGNVLWRFGPMIYGPTLLFSLGEGAVIPLIPVIAAQLGAGVALAALVSSALVVGQLCGNLPAGWAVARVGERVTMAVGGSAAIAAAIGLIAAPNLATLTIAVFVLGFCAAVFGLARHSFMTTRIPLSFRARALSLLGGSFRLGVFIGPFVAAALLAIFGDAHAAIWFALVCLIGVVLLVVLGPDPEHDAAAALARTQPSPELDEDTGEAVTGPVRVNEARIGVFRTMWRHRQVLARLGVAAALLSSVRSARQVVLPLWGVSIGLDAQTIALVVGISGALDFALFYASGQVMDRFGRLWAALPAMLLMGAGFLALAFTHDHAEAAMWFALFAAVLGVGNGMSSGILMTLGADLAPQADPAAFLGSWRTLTDAGGAAAPLLVSAITALVSLSLATGVMGLVGVVGAFAFLRWIPRYIPRR; from the coding sequence ATGACACTCCAGACTAACGTGGATGCGGTGACCACCGTTCCCCCTCCCTTGAGCGTGGGGAACGTGCTGTGGCGCTTCGGCCCGATGATCTATGGCCCGACGCTGCTGTTCTCCCTCGGCGAGGGCGCGGTCATTCCGCTCATCCCGGTGATTGCGGCCCAGCTCGGCGCCGGCGTGGCATTGGCCGCACTGGTGTCGTCGGCCCTGGTCGTCGGGCAGCTGTGCGGCAATCTTCCAGCCGGCTGGGCGGTGGCCCGTGTCGGCGAGCGGGTCACGATGGCTGTCGGCGGAAGCGCCGCCATCGCCGCGGCGATCGGCCTGATCGCGGCGCCGAACCTCGCCACCCTGACGATCGCCGTGTTCGTGCTGGGCTTCTGCGCCGCGGTGTTCGGCCTGGCCCGCCACTCGTTCATGACCACCCGTATTCCCCTGTCATTCCGCGCGCGGGCGTTGTCGCTGCTGGGCGGCTCGTTCCGCCTGGGCGTGTTCATCGGCCCGTTCGTGGCGGCAGCCCTGCTGGCGATCTTCGGCGACGCACACGCCGCCATCTGGTTCGCCTTGGTGTGCCTGATCGGCGTGGTGCTGCTGGTGGTGCTCGGCCCCGATCCCGAACACGATGCCGCCGCTGCCCTCGCCCGCACGCAGCCCTCCCCCGAACTCGACGAAGACACCGGCGAGGCCGTCACCGGGCCGGTGCGCGTGAACGAGGCGCGGATCGGTGTGTTCCGCACGATGTGGCGACACCGGCAGGTGCTCGCACGTCTGGGCGTCGCCGCCGCTCTGCTGTCGTCGGTGCGATCGGCTCGCCAGGTCGTGCTGCCTTTGTGGGGCGTGTCGATCGGGCTCGACGCACAGACGATAGCGCTCGTGGTCGGCATCTCGGGCGCCCTCGATTTCGCACTGTTCTATGCGTCGGGGCAGGTGATGGACCGCTTCGGCAGGCTCTGGGCCGCCCTGCCCGCGATGCTGCTGATGGGGGCGGGGTTCCTGGCACTGGCCTTCACACACGACCATGCCGAGGCCGCCATGTGGTTCGCGCTGTTCGCGGCGGTGCTGGGGGTGGGCAACGGCATGTCCAGCGGCATTCTGATGACCCTGGGCGCCGATCTTGCGCCGCAGGCAGACCCGGCCGCGTTCCTCGGCTCCTGGCGCACCCTCACCGATGCCGGCGGGGCTGCTGCTCCGCTGCTGGTCTCGGCGATCACGGCGCTGGTATCGCTGTCGCTGGCCACCGGCGTCATGGGTCTGGTCGGCGTGGTCGGAGCCTTCGCGTTTCTGCGCTGGATCCCCCGATACATCCCGCGACGGTGA
- a CDS encoding TadE/TadG family type IV pilus assembly protein, translating into MRRSGDDSGSAPVEFVLVGTLLTLLTLGVLQLALCVYVRNVVHDAAVEGAYQAALADETLADGEVRTRELITRAIGAAYATEVAASNISHGSEDIVRVTVRTPMPLVGLLGSPGMWEVSADAPVENLQ; encoded by the coding sequence ATGCGGCGGTCGGGCGATGACAGCGGCTCGGCGCCCGTGGAGTTCGTGCTCGTGGGCACTCTGCTGACCTTGCTGACTCTTGGCGTGCTCCAGCTCGCCCTGTGCGTCTACGTGCGCAATGTCGTGCATGACGCGGCGGTCGAGGGCGCGTACCAGGCGGCGCTGGCTGACGAAACCCTGGCCGACGGTGAGGTGCGCACCCGCGAACTCATCACCCGCGCCATCGGCGCCGCCTACGCCACCGAGGTGGCCGCATCGAACATCTCGCACGGGTCAGAAGATATCGTGCGCGTGACGGTGCGCACGCCGATGCCCCTCGTCGGGCTGCTCGGTTCCCCAGGGATGTGGGAGGTGTCCGCCGATGCGCCGGTGGAGAATCTTCAGTGA
- a CDS encoding Ku protein → MRAIWKGALTFGLVNVPVKVYAATEDHDVSLHQVHAKDGGRIRYQRVCELDGETVPYAEIDRAYDDGEHTVVLTKDDFAALPAERSREIEVVEFVPSDQIDPLLFERSYFLEPDSSSPKAYALLRETLERTERTAIVQFSLRQKTSLAALRVRGDVLTLQTMRWADEIREATFPVLDQEVKVSEKELKLSAALVEGFASDFDPDAFTDEYQKELRTLIDAKIEKGEALDTAETFGEREEEAGGEVIDLMEALRASVERTRKNRGAKPKGKRASGE, encoded by the coding sequence ATGAGGGCGATCTGGAAGGGCGCGCTGACCTTCGGTCTGGTCAACGTTCCGGTGAAGGTGTACGCCGCGACCGAAGACCATGATGTCTCGCTGCATCAGGTGCATGCGAAAGACGGTGGGCGCATCCGCTATCAGCGCGTCTGCGAACTCGACGGCGAGACGGTGCCCTACGCCGAGATCGATCGTGCCTATGACGACGGCGAGCACACCGTGGTGCTGACCAAAGACGACTTCGCCGCGCTGCCGGCCGAGCGCAGCCGCGAGATCGAGGTGGTCGAGTTCGTGCCCAGCGATCAGATCGACCCGCTCTTGTTCGAGCGGTCGTACTTTCTCGAGCCCGACTCGTCGTCGCCGAAGGCGTATGCGCTACTGCGCGAGACGCTGGAGCGCACCGAGCGCACCGCCATCGTGCAGTTCTCGCTGCGGCAGAAGACGAGCCTGGCGGCGCTGCGCGTGCGCGGCGATGTGCTGACGCTGCAGACGATGAGGTGGGCCGACGAAATCCGCGAAGCGACGTTCCCGGTGCTCGATCAAGAGGTGAAGGTCTCTGAGAAAGAGCTCAAGCTCTCGGCGGCGCTGGTCGAAGGATTCGCCTCGGACTTCGACCCCGATGCCTTCACCGACGAATATCAGAAAGAGCTGCGCACCCTGATCGACGCGAAGATCGAGAAGGGCGAAGCTCTCGACACCGCCGAGACGTTCGGGGAACGTGAAGAAGAGGCGGGCGGCGAGGTCATCGACCTCATGGAGGCCCTGCGTGCCAGCGTCGAACGCACCCGCAAGAACCGCGGCGCGAAGCCGAAGGGCAAGCGCGCGTCGGGGGAGTGA
- the prfB gene encoding peptide chain release factor 2: MLELDLSADIQALRSTFSDIQAVVDVPALRADIARLSDEAGVPDLWDDPEKAQKVTSSLSHRQSELARITEIERRLDDVEVLVELANEMEDEASAEEARAEVKSLEDVVGQLEVQTLLDGEYDERPAVVTIRAGAGGVDAADFAEMLLRMYLRWAEQHKYPVTVMDTSYAEEAGIKSATFEVDAPYAFGTLSVEAGTHRLVRMSPFNSAGKRQTSFAAVEVIPLMEEATEVEIPESDIRVDVFRSSGPGGQSVNTTDSAVRITHLPTGIVVSMQNEKSQIQNRAAALRVLQSRLLLLQKEQEAATKKELAGTITASWGDQMRSYVLAPYQMVKDLRTEHEVNNPQAVFDGDLDGFISSGIRWRKRKNDD, encoded by the coding sequence ATGCTCGAACTCGATTTGTCCGCCGACATCCAGGCGCTGCGCTCCACCTTCTCCGACATCCAGGCGGTGGTCGACGTACCCGCGCTGCGGGCCGACATCGCCCGGCTCAGCGATGAGGCCGGTGTCCCCGACCTCTGGGATGACCCCGAGAAGGCGCAGAAGGTGACGAGTTCGCTGAGCCATCGCCAGTCCGAGCTTGCCCGCATCACCGAGATAGAGCGGCGGCTCGACGACGTTGAGGTGCTGGTCGAACTGGCCAACGAGATGGAAGACGAGGCGTCGGCCGAAGAAGCCCGCGCCGAGGTCAAGTCCCTCGAAGACGTCGTCGGTCAGCTTGAGGTGCAGACGTTGCTGGACGGCGAGTATGACGAGCGGCCGGCGGTGGTCACCATTCGCGCCGGTGCCGGCGGGGTGGATGCCGCGGACTTCGCCGAGATGCTGCTGCGCATGTATCTGCGCTGGGCCGAGCAGCACAAGTACCCCGTGACGGTGATGGACACCTCTTACGCCGAAGAGGCGGGTATCAAATCGGCCACGTTCGAGGTCGACGCGCCGTACGCTTTCGGCACCCTGAGCGTGGAGGCCGGCACGCACCGCCTGGTGCGGATGAGCCCGTTCAACTCGGCCGGCAAGCGGCAGACCTCGTTCGCGGCTGTCGAGGTCATTCCGCTGATGGAAGAGGCGACCGAGGTCGAGATCCCCGAATCTGACATCCGCGTCGACGTGTTCCGCTCGTCGGGTCCGGGTGGCCAGTCGGTGAACACGACCGACTCGGCGGTGCGCATCACCCACCTGCCGACCGGCATCGTGGTCTCGATGCAGAACGAGAAGTCGCAGATCCAGAACCGTGCCGCCGCCCTGCGCGTGCTGCAGTCGCGCCTGTTGCTGCTGCAGAAGGAGCAGGAAGCGGCCACCAAGAAGGAGCTTGCGGGCACCATCACCGCCAGTTGGGGCGACCAGATGCGCTCATATGTGCTCGCGCCGTACCAGATGGTGAAAGATCTGCGCACCGAGCATGAGGTGAACAATCCGCAGGCGGTGTTCGACGGTGACCTCGACGGCTTCATCTCGTCG
- a CDS encoding DedA family protein encodes MLSAGLIPWLSPENILESAGPWALLVVCFIVFAETGLLVGFILPGDTLLVISGLLTNTTDVFGLNIWVVALLIALSAFVGGEVGYLIGGKGGPAVFERKESGLFSRRNVERTNAFFERYGSMTVILARFVPVVRTFAPVAAGVGHMPWRRYSLYNLIGAVLWGFGLTMLGYGIGFIPRVAHLVTEYIELILIAVVVLTFAVTAWHYFRERAKARREADDTASHKE; translated from the coding sequence GTGCTTTCTGCAGGTCTCATCCCCTGGCTCAGCCCGGAGAACATCCTTGAGTCCGCAGGCCCGTGGGCTCTGCTGGTGGTGTGTTTCATCGTGTTCGCCGAGACCGGGCTTCTGGTCGGGTTCATCCTGCCCGGTGACACGCTTCTGGTCATCTCGGGCCTGCTGACCAACACCACCGACGTCTTCGGGTTGAACATCTGGGTTGTTGCGCTGCTGATCGCGCTGTCTGCCTTCGTGGGCGGCGAAGTGGGCTATCTGATCGGCGGCAAGGGCGGCCCGGCGGTGTTCGAACGCAAGGAGTCGGGGCTGTTCAGCCGCCGTAACGTGGAGCGCACGAATGCCTTCTTCGAGCGCTATGGGAGTATGACGGTGATCCTGGCCCGCTTCGTGCCGGTCGTGCGCACCTTCGCCCCGGTTGCCGCCGGTGTCGGGCATATGCCCTGGCGTCGCTACTCGCTGTACAACCTCATCGGCGCGGTGCTGTGGGGCTTCGGCCTCACCATGCTCGGGTACGGGATCGGCTTCATTCCCAGGGTTGCGCACCTGGTCACCGAGTACATCGAGCTCATTCTCATCGCCGTCGTCGTGCTGACTTTCGCGGTCACGGCCTGGCACTACTTCCGCGAGCGCGCCAAGGCGCGACGCGAGGCAGACGACACCGCGTCACACAAGGAGTGA
- a CDS encoding type II secretion system F family protein has product MTLVLGAALAAGILLTLSPWLWPASTRNPTRDTGALGRLMDAAGYAHVPTRVPVAIAALLAAASASVAWLVLAVPVVAVLAAVAGAAAPFLWLRARQVRLLHSRRGLWPDVCELLIASVRAGMSLPDAVSSLQSSAPAELRPAFAVFARDVAASGHFDSAAARLKTTLSDPIADRIIETLRMARQVGGTELVPVLRSLAASVRADAALRAEVEARQSWLRGAAVLGVVAPWVVLALLAARPEGAAAYSSPQGIALVLAGAGISFVAYRLMMRLGRLPEPRRWFG; this is encoded by the coding sequence ATGACCCTCGTCTTGGGTGCTGCGTTGGCCGCCGGCATTCTGCTGACCCTCTCTCCCTGGCTCTGGCCCGCCAGCACGCGAAACCCGACGCGCGACACCGGTGCGCTGGGGCGGCTGATGGATGCCGCGGGCTACGCGCATGTGCCCACGAGGGTGCCGGTGGCAATCGCGGCACTGCTTGCCGCCGCGTCGGCCTCGGTCGCCTGGCTCGTGCTGGCAGTGCCGGTGGTCGCGGTTCTGGCGGCCGTCGCCGGAGCCGCCGCCCCCTTCCTCTGGCTGCGCGCCCGGCAGGTGCGTCTGCTGCACTCCCGGCGCGGGCTGTGGCCTGATGTCTGTGAGCTGCTCATCGCCTCAGTACGGGCGGGGATGTCGCTTCCCGACGCCGTCTCGTCGCTGCAGAGCTCGGCACCGGCCGAGCTGCGGCCCGCCTTCGCGGTGTTCGCACGCGATGTCGCGGCATCCGGTCACTTCGATTCGGCCGCCGCGCGACTGAAGACCACGCTGTCCGATCCGATCGCCGACCGGATCATCGAGACGCTGCGGATGGCCCGGCAGGTGGGCGGAACCGAGCTCGTGCCCGTGCTGCGGTCGCTGGCGGCATCGGTGCGCGCCGACGCTGCCCTGCGCGCCGAAGTCGAGGCCCGGCAGTCGTGGTTGCGGGGCGCCGCAGTGCTCGGCGTGGTGGCGCCGTGGGTGGTGCTCGCACTCTTGGCGGCGCGCCCCGAGGGCGCCGCGGCGTACAGCAGCCCGCAGGGGATAGCACTCGTGCTGGCGGGTGCGGGCATCTCGTTCGTGGCCTATCGGCTGATGATGCGCCTGGGGCGGCTGCCCGAACCGCGGAGGTGGTTCGGATGA
- a CDS encoding TadE family protein, which produces MRRWRIFSDDEGTAPLEFILAGMLLLVPIVYLIVSLGLIQEQSLGVESGARHLARAIATAPDAASARDRADAVADSIVDEYGIDRDELDVAISCRPAGECPRAGATLVVTVTTRAALPLVPPVLQLDRLASVPLSASSAAKVSRLWGQG; this is translated from the coding sequence ATGCGCCGGTGGAGAATCTTCAGTGACGATGAGGGCACCGCACCGTTGGAGTTCATCCTGGCGGGGATGCTGCTGCTCGTGCCGATCGTGTATCTCATCGTCTCGCTCGGGCTGATCCAGGAGCAGTCGCTCGGCGTCGAATCCGGGGCGCGCCACCTCGCCCGGGCCATCGCCACTGCCCCCGATGCGGCATCGGCCCGCGATCGCGCTGATGCCGTCGCCGACTCGATCGTCGACGAGTACGGGATCGACCGCGACGAGCTCGACGTGGCGATCTCCTGTCGACCCGCGGGCGAGTGCCCCCGGGCCGGGGCGACGCTGGTGGTCACGGTGACCACTCGCGCGGCACTTCCTCTGGTACCGCCCGTGCTGCAGCTGGACCGCCTGGCCAGCGTGCCGCTGTCCGCCTCATCGGCGGCGAAGGTCTCGCGGTTGTGGGGCCAAGGATGA
- a CDS encoding CpaF family protein, whose amino-acid sequence MSLAYAAGDPAAARLVAERVRESLRSEQADPLRDPDRATQLAWSEVRRYNDYALARGLEPIDDEPGCVREVLASVTGYGPLQAYLDDPTVEELYLNAPDRIYVARGGVSERIPLALTDVAVRDLVERMLQSTGRRVDLSQPFVDASLPDGSRLHVVIPDITRRHWSVNVRKFLPAHRTLERLVAGGSLGADAAHLLRTAMRQGRSILVSGATHAGKTTLLGALIAACATEQRIITVEETFELAVDAPDLVAMQGRQPSLEGTGEVTLRRLVKEALRMRPDRLVVGEVRDAEALDLVLALNTGVPAAATIHANSAREALAKLAALPLLAGRNIDAGFIVPAVAAGIDLVVHCVRDPDGRRRVGEIVETTSRVVEGTIEARTVYGDGG is encoded by the coding sequence ATGAGTCTCGCGTACGCCGCCGGCGACCCCGCTGCCGCCCGGTTGGTCGCCGAGCGTGTGCGCGAGAGCCTTCGGAGCGAGCAGGCCGACCCGCTGCGCGACCCCGACCGGGCGACGCAGCTGGCCTGGAGCGAGGTGCGCCGCTACAACGACTACGCTCTGGCCCGGGGCCTGGAGCCCATCGACGATGAGCCGGGGTGCGTGCGCGAGGTGCTGGCCTCGGTCACCGGGTACGGGCCGCTGCAGGCCTACCTCGACGATCCCACGGTCGAAGAGCTGTATCTGAACGCCCCCGATCGCATATACGTGGCCCGCGGGGGCGTGTCGGAGCGGATTCCCCTGGCGCTGACCGACGTCGCCGTGCGCGACCTCGTGGAACGGATGCTGCAGTCCACGGGTCGCCGCGTCGATCTGAGCCAACCGTTCGTGGATGCTTCGCTGCCCGATGGCAGTCGGCTGCACGTGGTGATCCCCGATATCACCCGGCGCCACTGGTCGGTGAACGTGCGCAAGTTCCTGCCGGCGCACCGCACGCTCGAGCGACTCGTCGCCGGAGGATCGCTGGGCGCCGATGCCGCTCACCTGCTGCGCACCGCGATGCGGCAGGGACGCAGCATCCTCGTCTCCGGCGCCACCCACGCCGGCAAGACGACGCTGCTGGGCGCCCTGATCGCCGCCTGTGCGACCGAGCAGCGCATCATCACCGTGGAGGAGACCTTCGAGCTCGCCGTGGACGCCCCCGACCTGGTGGCGATGCAGGGGCGACAGCCGAGTCTGGAGGGAACCGGCGAGGTGACCCTGCGGCGCCTGGTGAAAGAGGCACTGCGGATGCGCCCCGACCGTCTGGTGGTGGGCGAGGTGCGCGACGCCGAGGCGCTCGATCTCGTTCTGGCTTTGAACACCGGCGTGCCGGCGGCCGCAACGATCCACGCGAACTCGGCGCGCGAGGCCCTGGCGAAACTCGCGGCGTTGCCTCTGCTGGCGGGCCGCAACATCGACGCGGGGTTCATCGTGCCCGCGGTGGCCGCCGGCATCGACCTGGTCGTTCATTGCGTGCGCGACCCCGACGGACGGCGCCGGGTCGGTGAGATCGTCGAGACCACCAGCCGGGTCGTCGAGGGCACCATCGAGGCGCGCACCGTGTATGGGGACGGCGGATGA
- a CDS encoding type II secretion system F family protein, with amino-acid sequence MTELTDAAIAIVAGTALGVGVWLLVVCTPRWGAPSLERRIAPYIRDIADPAGLTPLTPLRAPWAGVRARWERMVSGSDAVARRLRQAGRRADREGVAGFRSRQLAWGLTGLLCGAVVAVIVALSGRFTAAAAVLPLLTGVAGAALCDVVLTRAARSRAARIEEELPTVLEFLALCLAAGEGIVDSLRRIGRVGAGELTTELRAVVLAVGTGSSLADALTASARGLQVAALTRSVDHIVAALERGAPLAQVLQAQATDAREDAKRGLIERAGRNEIRMMLPLVFLILPISVLFAIFPGVFMLRLGIG; translated from the coding sequence ATGACCGAGCTCACCGATGCAGCCATCGCGATCGTTGCCGGCACGGCGCTGGGCGTGGGCGTCTGGCTGCTGGTCGTGTGCACACCGCGGTGGGGCGCTCCGAGTCTTGAGCGCCGCATTGCGCCGTACATCCGCGACATCGCCGACCCAGCGGGGCTCACACCGCTCACGCCGCTACGCGCGCCGTGGGCAGGCGTGCGGGCACGGTGGGAGCGCATGGTGTCGGGTTCGGATGCCGTCGCCCGGCGACTGCGGCAGGCCGGCCGCCGGGCCGACCGCGAGGGGGTGGCCGGCTTCCGCTCTCGCCAGCTTGCCTGGGGCCTGACCGGGCTGCTGTGCGGCGCGGTGGTCGCCGTGATCGTGGCTCTGAGCGGCCGGTTCACCGCCGCTGCGGCCGTGCTGCCGCTGCTCACCGGGGTCGCCGGGGCGGCGCTGTGCGACGTCGTGCTCACCCGCGCGGCTCGCTCGCGCGCCGCCCGCATTGAAGAAGAGCTGCCGACGGTTCTGGAGTTTCTCGCGCTGTGTCTGGCCGCGGGCGAGGGGATCGTTGACTCGCTGCGGCGTATCGGTCGGGTCGGGGCAGGAGAGCTCACCACCGAGTTGCGTGCAGTCGTGCTCGCCGTGGGAACCGGATCGTCGCTCGCCGATGCCTTGACGGCGTCGGCGCGGGGGCTGCAGGTGGCGGCGCTCACGCGCTCGGTCGACCACATCGTGGCCGCGCTTGAGCGCGGGGCCCCGCTCGCGCAAGTGCTGCAGGCACAGGCCACCGATGCCCGCGAAGACGCGAAGCGGGGACTCATCGAACGGGCCGGGCGCAACGAGATTCGTATGATGCTGCCCCTGGTCTTCCTAATCCTGCCCATTTCAGTGCTGTTCGCGATTTTTCCGGGCGTTTTCATGCTGCGTCTCGGGATCGGATGA
- a CDS encoding ATP-dependent DNA ligase — protein sequence MGEERLVQIGGRRLRLSRLEKVLYPATGTTKGEVIDYYTRIAPLLLPHITGRPVTRKRWPEGVDHPPFFAKNLESGAPEWVHRLPIEHSTGAKDYPLVDDVPTLVYLAQVASLELHVPQWRFTPEGERARPDRLVLDLDPGPGVGLPECARVALWVREILSGMGLETFPVTSGSKGIHLYAGLDGSQTSEQASALAKELARLLEADHPDLVVSRMAKNLRADKVLLDWSQNNGSKTTIAPYSLRGRELPTVAAPRTWDELADPALTQLSFDEVLERAERIGDPMASLGFRAGGRAAASGPLSAYIAKRDAARTPEPVPDNPLAAATPVGQPPRFVIQEHHARRLHWDLRLEHDGVFVSWAVPRGVPPTAGRNSLAVMTEDHPLEYGSFEGTIPHGEYGGGTVTIWDDGRYDPEKWRDDEVIFTAHGRPGGPLGTVRLALIRTQGSGERSSWLLHRTKTDAEGRVQPDGQPVMPTEQADEPSAGGASRHRQTRDAAAATAPPATVPAPIGPAAVAPMLSTLARPAAARTAAGRWGAWAEMKWDGIRAVGVWDGASLRLFARRGTDITARYPELTAVDAGLSDEPAVVDGEIIALDASGRPSFPLLQRRMHLTAARQIEGERRRTPVRYHLFDVLAVSGTDLAGRALRERREVLESIAAHTIDEIVVPPVFDDVDEALATAARLQLEGIVVKDPASPYRRGVRSDQWLKVKLTRTQEVVIGGIRPGRGGRTGSIGSLLLGIPDENGLHYAGRVGSGFSESTLSRLMSVLEPLRCDSDPFVGVPAADARDAEWVRPELVGEVEFAEFTPGGILRQARWRGLRPDKTPAEVRRES from the coding sequence ATGGGCGAGGAACGGCTGGTGCAGATCGGGGGCAGACGTCTGCGTCTGAGCCGCCTCGAGAAGGTGCTCTACCCCGCCACCGGCACCACCAAGGGCGAGGTCATCGATTACTACACCCGCATCGCCCCGCTGCTGCTGCCGCACATCACCGGCCGTCCGGTGACGCGCAAGCGGTGGCCCGAGGGCGTCGATCACCCGCCGTTCTTCGCGAAGAATCTCGAGTCGGGCGCACCGGAGTGGGTGCACCGACTGCCGATCGAGCATTCCACCGGGGCCAAGGACTACCCCCTCGTGGACGACGTGCCCACTCTCGTCTATCTCGCGCAGGTGGCCAGCCTCGAGCTGCACGTGCCGCAGTGGCGGTTCACGCCCGAGGGCGAGCGAGCCCGCCCCGACCGGCTCGTGCTCGACCTCGACCCCGGTCCGGGCGTCGGGTTGCCCGAGTGCGCGCGCGTTGCCCTCTGGGTACGCGAGATCCTGTCTGGGATGGGTCTGGAGACGTTCCCGGTCACCAGTGGCAGCAAGGGCATCCACCTCTACGCGGGGCTGGACGGATCGCAGACGAGCGAGCAGGCCTCCGCGCTGGCCAAAGAGCTCGCCCGCCTGTTGGAGGCCGACCACCCCGACCTCGTGGTCAGTCGCATGGCCAAGAACCTGCGGGCCGACAAGGTGCTGCTGGATTGGAGCCAGAACAACGGCAGCAAGACGACGATAGCGCCGTACTCACTGCGCGGCCGCGAACTGCCCACCGTCGCCGCACCCCGCACCTGGGACGAACTGGCCGACCCCGCCCTGACACAGCTGAGCTTCGACGAGGTGCTCGAACGGGCCGAACGCATCGGCGACCCGATGGCGAGCCTGGGATTTCGCGCCGGCGGGCGGGCTGCGGCATCCGGCCCACTGTCGGCCTACATCGCCAAGCGCGACGCGGCGCGCACGCCCGAGCCGGTGCCCGACAATCCGCTCGCCGCCGCGACGCCCGTCGGCCAGCCGCCGCGATTCGTGATCCAGGAACACCATGCGCGTCGGCTGCACTGGGATCTGCGTCTGGAGCACGACGGGGTCTTCGTCAGCTGGGCTGTGCCCCGCGGAGTACCGCCCACCGCCGGCCGGAACAGCCTGGCCGTGATGACCGAGGATCACCCCCTGGAGTACGGCTCGTTCGAAGGCACGATTCCACACGGCGAGTACGGCGGCGGCACCGTCACGATCTGGGACGACGGCCGGTACGACCCCGAGAAATGGCGCGACGACGAGGTCATCTTCACAGCGCACGGGCGTCCGGGCGGCCCGCTGGGCACCGTTCGTCTGGCCCTCATCCGCACCCAGGGGTCGGGCGAGCGCTCGAGTTGGCTGCTGCATCGCACCAAGACCGACGCCGAAGGCCGCGTGCAGCCCGACGGGCAACCCGTGATGCCGACCGAACAGGCCGACGAGCCGTCGGCGGGCGGTGCGTCCCGGCACCGGCAGACGCGGGATGCCGCAGCCGCGACGGCCCCGCCGGCAACCGTGCCCGCCCCAATCGGACCGGCAGCCGTCGCGCCGATGCTCTCCACGCTCGCACGACCGGCCGCCGCCAGAACAGCCGCCGGGCGGTGGGGCGCGTGGGCGGAGATGAAGTGGGATGGCATCCGGGCCGTGGGTGTGTGGGATGGCGCCTCACTGCGGTTGTTCGCACGCCGTGGCACCGACATCACGGCGCGCTACCCCGAGCTGACGGCCGTCGATGCCGGGCTCTCGGACGAACCCGCCGTCGTCGACGGCGAGATCATCGCACTCGACGCGTCGGGCCGGCCGAGCTTCCCGCTGCTGCAGCGACGCATGCACTTGACCGCGGCCCGCCAGATCGAGGGAGAACGTCGCCGCACCCCGGTGCGTTATCACCTCTTCGACGTGCTGGCTGTCTCGGGCACGGACCTCGCCGGCCGTGCGCTGCGTGAGCGGCGCGAGGTGCTCGAGAGCATCGCCGCACACACCATCGACGAGATCGTCGTGCCACCCGTGTTCGACGACGTCGATGAAGCATTGGCCACCGCGGCGCGCCTGCAGCTGGAGGGCATCGTCGTGAAAGACCCCGCCTCGCCCTATCGTCGCGGCGTGCGCTCCGACCAGTGGCTGAAGGTCAAGCTCACCCGCACCCAGGAGGTCGTGATCGGCGGCATCCGTCCCGGGCGCGGGGGCCGCACCGGCAGCATCGGGTCGCTGCTGCTGGGCATCCCCGACGAGAACGGCCTGCACTATGCCGGGCGCGTGGGCAGCGGCTTCAGCGAATCGACGCTGTCTCGCCTGATGAGCGTGCTGGAGCCGCTTCGCTGCGACAGCGACCCGTTCGTCGGTGTTCCCGCCGCCGACGCCCGCGACGCCGAATGGGTGCGTCCCGAGCTGGTCGGAGAAGTCGAGTTCGCCGAGTTCACTCCCGGCGGCATCCTGCGCCAAGCGCGCTGGCGGGGGCTGCGGCCCGACAAGACGCCGGCGGAGGTGCGCCGCGAGTCCTAA